In a genomic window of Candidatus Margulisiibacteriota bacterium:
- a CDS encoding GDP-mannose 4,6-dehydratase produces the protein MDLKGKKVLVTGGEGFVGSHLVEELVRRGAKVTAFVLYNSQNKLANLDFLPKDILAQVKIFSGDIVDFGAVKEAVKGQEVVFHLAALIAIPYSYLAPEAYVMTNVLGTLHVLQACREHGVKKIVHTSTSETYGTALYTPIDEKHPLQAQSPYSATKIGADKLAESFYCSFNLPVATIRPFNTYGPRQSARAVIPTVICQALAGKAEIKLGSLSPVRDMNYVKDSVLGYIQIAESEAAVGEVFNIGSGQGITIGDLAKKILELTGSQAKIISDEVRIRPEKSEVKQLLCDYTKAKNLFGYQPRYSLESGLKETIEFVRENLNIYRPEEYTI, from the coding sequence ATGGATCTAAAAGGGAAAAAAGTATTAGTCACCGGAGGGGAGGGGTTTGTGGGGAGCCATCTGGTCGAGGAATTGGTCAGGCGAGGCGCCAAGGTAACAGCCTTCGTCCTTTATAACTCCCAAAATAAATTGGCGAACCTTGATTTTCTGCCAAAAGATATCCTCGCCCAGGTCAAGATATTTTCCGGTGACATCGTCGACTTTGGCGCCGTCAAGGAAGCGGTCAAAGGGCAGGAGGTCGTTTTCCATCTGGCGGCTTTGATCGCCATTCCCTATTCTTACCTGGCGCCCGAAGCGTACGTCATGACCAATGTCCTGGGGACGCTCCACGTGCTTCAGGCCTGCCGTGAGCACGGTGTAAAAAAGATCGTCCATACTTCGACCAGCGAGACCTACGGCACGGCCCTCTACACGCCAATCGATGAAAAACATCCGCTGCAGGCGCAGTCGCCTTATTCAGCGACCAAGATTGGCGCCGATAAGCTGGCGGAGAGCTTTTATTGCTCATTCAATCTGCCGGTGGCAACTATCAGGCCGTTCAATACTTATGGACCGAGGCAGTCGGCCAGGGCGGTGATCCCGACCGTTATTTGCCAGGCTTTAGCCGGCAAGGCGGAGATCAAACTGGGTTCGCTTTCACCGGTCCGGGATATGAATTACGTTAAAGATTCGGTGCTCGGTTATATCCAGATCGCGGAGAGCGAGGCTGCGGTGGGGGAGGTCTTCAATATTGGTTCGGGTCAGGGGATTACCATCGGCGACCTGGCCAAGAAGATACTGGAGCTGACCGGCAGTCAGGCCAAAATTATCAGCGATGAAGTCAGAATTCGGCCGGAGAAGAGTGAAGTCAAACAACTGCTTTGTGATTATACCAAGGCCAAAAACCTCTTTGGCTACCAACCACGCTATTCCCTGGAAAGCGGCCTCAAGGAAACCATCGAGTTCGTCAGGGAGAACCTCAATATTTACCGGCCGGAAGAATATACGATCTAG
- a CDS encoding DegT/DnrJ/EryC1/StrS family aminotransferase: MTLTASGRVAIEELLERLKLSGGGEALLPSFICAAVIEAFNRQKVKIRYYSVNKNLEININELNSRINKSTKLLYLVHYFGFPDKLFELQAMAKAKNILLIEDCAHALFSKAAGKYLGTIGDGAVFSLRKFLPLPDGGGYILRSGTGLGGASRSAHSFTGNNWPHLKLLLKEVMFRLGLNPMIVNGGPKPARPDPANKFISFSSVKKIEQTDEARLVAGRRRNFQFYLMNIANLGGVSPIFNSLPAGVDPFAFPVLLNGRDQVVDRLKRKGIYLEATFSDSPSSDPGAKYLADHLLSLPVYQGLADRQLRCVLSELGKAVCLVGAA; encoded by the coding sequence ATGACCTTGACGGCCAGTGGCCGGGTCGCGATCGAAGAACTGCTTGAGCGCTTGAAATTATCCGGTGGAGGAGAAGCGCTTCTCCCGTCCTTTATCTGTGCCGCGGTGATTGAGGCCTTTAACAGGCAAAAGGTAAAAATTCGATATTATAGCGTTAATAAAAACCTTGAGATAAATATAAACGAGTTAAATTCAAGGATAAATAAGAGCACTAAATTGCTTTATCTTGTCCATTATTTCGGATTCCCGGATAAATTGTTTGAGCTCCAGGCGATGGCCAAAGCTAAAAATATTTTGCTGATCGAAGATTGTGCTCATGCTCTTTTTAGCAAAGCGGCAGGGAAATATCTGGGAACCATAGGCGACGGAGCCGTTTTTAGCCTGCGCAAATTCCTCCCGCTTCCTGACGGCGGCGGGTATATTTTACGGTCCGGTACCGGGTTAGGGGGCGCGAGCCGCTCCGCTCACAGCTTCACCGGCAATAACTGGCCGCACTTGAAGTTATTATTAAAAGAAGTCATGTTCCGTTTGGGGCTCAACCCGATGATCGTAAACGGCGGGCCGAAACCGGCGCGCCCGGACCCGGCCAATAAGTTCATCTCCTTTTCCTCCGTCAAAAAGATCGAGCAAACGGATGAAGCGCGGCTAGTTGCCGGCCGCAGAAGGAATTTCCAGTTCTATCTTATGAACATCGCTAATCTTGGGGGCGTTAGCCCGATCTTTAACAGCCTCCCCGCAGGGGTCGATCCGTTCGCCTTTCCCGTATTATTGAACGGCCGAGACCAAGTTGTTGATCGGCTGAAGAGAAAAGGGATCTATCTGGAAGCGACATTTTCCGACTCACCGTCTTCTGATCCTGGGGCAAAATATCTAGCCGATCATTTACTCTCTTTACCGGTCTATCAGGGCTTAGCGGATAGGCAATTGCGTTGTGTTTTGTCCGAATTGGGAAAAGCGGTTTGCTTAGTGGGTGCCGCTTAA
- a CDS encoding GNAT family N-acetyltransferase codes for MLSGCRLMELEIRDFPRDEWNELVARFDGLSPIQTWEYAEAKRITGGWKVARAIFRNGDRIDGVAQCLLKRGLVRINRGPLCEDASLAAILTELKRYWAGNKKAFLLVAPVLADRARKDALLKATGFSSFSDRPSWSSAIIDLTGSEAAIRRELRQKWRNCLNRAEHAGLTCKFGNDEPLFAGFLSDYRRLLKEKRLRTGLTPEFLKVWQDLLPENSKLVVFEAIRGRERLGSILLAQYGRSVIYLCGAVSAAGKQINANYFLLWRAICEMKRSGRRAFDLGGMDEKLTPPGIFHFKAGLGGRPYQLVGEIEAHGRSLINSLIGLGLRIYAHANN; via the coding sequence TTGCTTAGTGGGTGCCGCTTAATGGAGCTGGAGATCAGGGATTTTCCTCGGGATGAATGGAATGAGCTAGTTGCTCGTTTTGACGGCCTTAGCCCGATCCAGACCTGGGAATACGCGGAAGCTAAAAGGATTACCGGCGGCTGGAAAGTAGCCCGCGCTATTTTCCGTAACGGCGATCGGATCGACGGAGTGGCTCAATGCCTGCTTAAAAGAGGGCTGGTCCGCATAAATCGCGGCCCTTTATGTGAAGACGCGTCGCTGGCAGCGATCCTGACCGAATTGAAGCGTTATTGGGCTGGCAATAAAAAGGCCTTTCTGCTGGTCGCTCCAGTCCTAGCTGATCGGGCTAGGAAAGACGCTCTTCTTAAAGCGACAGGTTTTTCGTCCTTTAGCGATCGGCCAAGCTGGTCATCAGCGATCATCGATCTGACTGGCAGCGAGGCAGCGATCAGGAGGGAATTGCGGCAGAAATGGCGCAATTGCCTGAATCGGGCCGAACACGCCGGCTTAACGTGTAAATTTGGGAACGACGAACCATTATTTGCCGGTTTTCTTTCGGATTACCGGCGATTACTGAAAGAAAAAAGACTGCGGACAGGCCTAACGCCGGAATTCTTAAAAGTCTGGCAGGACCTTTTGCCGGAAAATAGTAAGCTGGTGGTTTTTGAGGCGATCAGAGGGCGGGAAAGATTGGGCAGCATCTTGCTCGCGCAATATGGGCGATCAGTTATCTATCTTTGTGGGGCGGTCAGCGCGGCGGGAAAACAAATCAACGCGAATTACTTCCTCCTTTGGCGGGCGATTTGCGAGATGAAACGCTCGGGACGAAGGGCTTTTGATCTGGGGGGGATGGACGAGAAGCTGACGCCCCCTGGTATCTTTCACTTTAAGGCCGGTTTGGGCGGCAGGCCCTACCAACTGGTCGGCGAGATCGAGGCCCACGGAAGGAGCCTGATCAATAGCTTGATCGGCTTGGGCTTGAGGATATATGCGCACGCGAATAATTAA
- a CDS encoding GNAT family N-acetyltransferase, with amino-acid sequence MRTRIINDFQSLNKDDWDTLLKKSGADNLFLTYEWLAAWWETFGAGQQLFIVVVEEENSLAAIAPLMITAQRKLQFIAPEISDYLDFIVVGDPAKCFSLIFKVLLDNLRAWDWAEFLYLPGDSLNLPYWEKSLAKLPVFGRTLKKASLAVPLQMYRGTNNWEELEKTLPSKRRLRYELRRKYSKMVREQGAPVLNRIKDLPGIRSEFDHLIKHHSLRWAAGSGSQFVAPLTLKHYLNVAAKFAPRGWVELSGLKLGEEYVALVFGFSYNGKYYYYTPAYNHNFWEYSPGNQLIKQLLIAFYAEGKIKVFDLLRGDEAYKFDWSRDELPLYRARIYPFKPRGVFYFLSHWLISKIPRRIKRLKSRLPKALKIDFGDLLRRRAKVLAGYLFSSDLFIRLYLMIRKRGPQILLYHGVSDRTNEKISCGTVDYSMFERQLEYLKKYHVNLPLAEVVAARREGRKLPANGISITFDDGYDNHHRCAAPLLKEYGFTAAFFICSEFAGMAQKGGPVVFWWDIIDYIMSRDNQRDFIAAYEKNGLVLPQIEDYSKMKLYLEKSIKLAEPAVARRIAADLTTRFKEEIRSANLPAVLNWDKVRAMRTMGMEIGGHTASHVTASKLPGEKYREELVESKAEIEAQLGEPIGLFAFPYGGRDHYSPEVVQAVKDANYDCALLALGISDAEETDPFCLNRTTIAKDDDFLTFKIKASGIYNDLKIMYNWSKGLWGKKQKKL; translated from the coding sequence ATGCGCACGCGAATAATTAACGATTTTCAATCATTAAATAAAGACGACTGGGATACGTTGCTGAAAAAGAGCGGCGCGGATAATCTTTTTTTGACTTATGAATGGCTCGCCGCTTGGTGGGAGACGTTTGGCGCTGGCCAGCAGCTCTTCATTGTCGTGGTAGAAGAAGAGAACAGCCTAGCGGCGATCGCCCCCCTGATGATCACCGCTCAAAGAAAACTACAGTTCATCGCGCCGGAGATCTCGGATTATCTGGATTTTATCGTTGTCGGTGATCCGGCCAAATGCTTCTCTCTAATCTTTAAGGTGCTGCTCGATAATTTGCGGGCCTGGGACTGGGCCGAATTTCTTTATCTCCCGGGCGATTCGTTGAATCTTCCGTACTGGGAAAAGAGCTTGGCCAAACTGCCGGTTTTCGGCCGGACCTTAAAAAAGGCCAGCCTGGCTGTCCCGCTCCAGATGTATCGGGGGACAAATAACTGGGAAGAACTGGAAAAAACATTACCGAGCAAACGGCGCTTGCGTTATGAGCTTAGGAGAAAATATTCGAAAATGGTCCGTGAACAGGGCGCACCGGTCCTCAACCGTATCAAAGATCTGCCGGGGATCCGCTCGGAATTTGATCACCTTATTAAACATCATTCGCTGCGTTGGGCGGCCGGGTCCGGCAGCCAATTCGTTGCCCCTTTAACGCTCAAGCATTATCTGAATGTCGCCGCTAAGTTCGCTCCCCGCGGCTGGGTCGAGCTTTCCGGCCTCAAATTGGGGGAAGAATATGTCGCCCTGGTCTTCGGTTTCAGCTATAACGGAAAGTACTATTATTACACGCCGGCCTATAATCATAATTTCTGGGAATATTCTCCCGGTAACCAGCTGATCAAACAATTATTGATTGCTTTTTACGCGGAAGGGAAGATCAAGGTCTTTGACCTGTTGCGGGGAGATGAAGCGTATAAGTTCGATTGGTCGAGGGATGAGTTGCCTCTTTACCGCGCTCGGATCTATCCTTTTAAGCCCAGAGGGGTATTTTACTTTTTGAGCCATTGGCTGATCTCAAAAATCCCCCGCCGGATAAAGCGGCTAAAAAGCCGGCTGCCCAAAGCGCTCAAGATTGATTTTGGCGATCTGTTGAGGCGGAGAGCAAAGGTCTTAGCCGGTTATTTATTTTCTTCTGACCTTTTTATCAGGCTCTACCTGATGATCAGGAAAAGAGGCCCGCAAATCTTGTTGTATCACGGAGTTTCCGACCGGACCAATGAGAAGATATCATGCGGGACGGTCGATTACAGTATGTTTGAGCGGCAATTAGAGTATTTAAAAAAGTATCATGTCAATCTGCCGCTGGCTGAAGTCGTTGCGGCCAGGCGGGAGGGGCGGAAACTTCCCGCCAATGGGATTTCCATCACTTTTGATGACGGCTATGATAATCATCACCGTTGTGCCGCTCCACTGCTTAAAGAATATGGATTTACAGCCGCATTTTTTATCTGTTCTGAATTCGCCGGAATGGCGCAAAAGGGAGGACCGGTCGTATTTTGGTGGGACATTATTGATTATATTATGAGCCGGGACAATCAGCGGGATTTTATCGCGGCCTATGAAAAGAACGGCCTTGTTCTCCCGCAAATTGAAGATTATTCAAAAATGAAACTATATTTGGAAAAGTCGATCAAGCTGGCGGAGCCAGCTGTCGCTCGGCGGATCGCCGCTGACCTGACCACAAGATTTAAAGAAGAAATCAGATCGGCCAACTTACCCGCGGTGCTGAATTGGGACAAGGTCAGGGCAATGAGAACAATGGGGATGGAGATCGGCGGACATACCGCTTCCCACGTTACCGCCTCAAAATTACCGGGTGAAAAATACCGGGAAGAATTAGTTGAATCTAAGGCCGAGATCGAAGCTCAACTTGGCGAGCCGATCGGCCTTTTTGCCTTTCCGTACGGCGGGCGGGACCATTATTCCCCGGAAGTTGTCCAGGCGGTAAAGGACGCGAACTACGATTGCGCTCTGCTCGCCCTGGGGATCAGTGATGCGGAAGAAACCGACCCTTTCTGCCTCAACCGGACGACGATCGCGAAAGATGACGATTTTCTTACCTTCAAAATAAAGGCGTCGGGAATATATAATGACCTCAAAATAATGTATAATTGGTCAAAGGGATTATGGGGAAAAAAACAAAAAAAGCTTTGA
- a CDS encoding sugar phosphate nucleotidyltransferase — translation MGKKTKKALILAGGLGTRLRPLTFAVPKPLIPVRGRPILDYIISRLSRFGFNDIYISLNYHGDMIKLYLAQKNFKKLQLNYLSESSPLGTAGPLSLFKKNGIKIGRDESLLVMNGDIMTDLSFADFLSCHERSGADLSVAMINFAHQLSYGIIDLDDDNRIVDIREKPTLNYRASAGIYLVKGKCVELVPSKRYTMPELIESAARQGQLVKGYLIKEHWLAIEQIKNLEEVNDEKKGDWISKLRREK, via the coding sequence ATGGGGAAAAAAACAAAAAAAGCTTTGATCCTGGCCGGGGGATTGGGCACTCGCTTGAGGCCGCTAACCTTCGCGGTCCCCAAGCCGCTTATCCCGGTTAGAGGCCGGCCGATACTTGATTATATTATCTCAAGATTGAGCCGCTTTGGTTTTAATGATATCTACATTTCGCTCAACTATCATGGGGACATGATCAAACTGTATTTGGCGCAAAAAAACTTCAAGAAACTCCAGTTAAATTATTTATCAGAATCTTCGCCGCTGGGGACGGCGGGCCCGCTTTCCCTGTTCAAGAAGAATGGCATCAAGATCGGGCGTGACGAATCGCTCCTGGTGATGAACGGTGATATTATGACCGACCTTTCTTTTGCCGATTTCCTCTCCTGCCATGAGCGTTCCGGAGCCGATCTCAGCGTAGCGATGATCAACTTTGCTCATCAGCTAAGCTACGGGATAATCGACCTGGATGACGATAACCGGATCGTTGACATCAGGGAAAAACCAACCTTAAATTACCGGGCTAGCGCCGGGATCTACTTGGTCAAGGGGAAGTGCGTTGAGCTGGTGCCAAGTAAACGTTATACGATGCCGGAATTGATCGAATCCGCCGCCCGGCAGGGACAGCTGGTCAAGGGATATTTGATCAAGGAACATTGGCTGGCGATCGAACAGATCAAAAATCTGGAAGAGGTTAATGACGAGAAAAAGGGTGATTGGATCTCAAAATTACGGAGGGAGAAATAA
- the rfbD gene encoding dTDP-4-dehydrorhamnose reductase, producing MILVTGANGMVGSYVQEVFRNEELALTDLPEMDVTDRDKVFTLISRHKPAVVLHLAAETDVDKCESEIDHAYRSNTMGTQNIALACQKYKAVMIYISTGGVFNGREGQVHTEFDRPEPLNVYSQAKYQGELIVRDLLTEFYIFRAGWMIGGGPAKDKKFVGKIIELCRTRPEIEVVNDKFGSPTFARDFLGGIKEIIGLGAYGCYHLVNTGCCTRYEIALEIVKVLGTKTKVKPVGSDRFPLPAPRSASEAMRNYKLDLLGINPMPEWKSALAQYVKEWQENG from the coding sequence ATGATCTTAGTGACTGGCGCGAACGGAATGGTCGGTTCCTACGTGCAAGAGGTCTTTAGGAATGAGGAATTGGCGCTGACCGATCTGCCCGAAATGGATGTGACCGACCGTGACAAAGTCTTTACCCTGATCTCAAGGCACAAGCCGGCCGTTGTGCTCCATCTGGCGGCGGAAACGGACGTTGACAAATGTGAAAGTGAGATCGACCACGCTTACCGGTCCAATACCATGGGAACGCAAAATATAGCTCTGGCTTGCCAGAAGTATAAAGCGGTCATGATCTATATCAGCACAGGCGGGGTTTTCAACGGGCGGGAGGGGCAGGTCCATACGGAATTCGACCGGCCCGAACCGCTTAACGTTTACAGCCAAGCAAAATACCAGGGGGAATTGATCGTCCGCGATCTGCTGACCGAGTTTTATATTTTTCGGGCGGGCTGGATGATCGGCGGCGGACCGGCCAAAGATAAAAAGTTTGTGGGGAAGATCATCGAACTCTGCCGGACCAGGCCGGAGATCGAGGTTGTCAATGACAAATTCGGCAGCCCGACTTTCGCCCGCGATTTTTTAGGCGGGATTAAAGAAATTATCGGCCTTGGCGCTTATGGTTGTTATCATCTGGTTAATACCGGGTGCTGTACGCGTTATGAGATAGCGCTGGAGATCGTCAAGGTCCTCGGCACGAAAACAAAGGTCAAACCGGTCGGTTCCGATCGTTTCCCGCTGCCGGCGCCGCGCTCTGCTTCGGAAGCGATGAGAAATTATAAACTAGACTTGCTGGGGATCAATCCGATGCCGGAGTGGAAAAGCGCGCTGGCTCAATACGTTAAAGAATGGCAGGAGAATGGATAA
- a CDS encoding glycosyltransferase, translating to MDKPAFSVIIPVYNGEKFIAAALDSVAEQTFRSFEIVIVNDGSPDGSEAVIEQYRRDHPEIKIVYLKQKNKGLGGARNTAIRNASGRIISLLDQDDAWYPEKLRRVNEIFADPGITLVCHDEDVCGQAIKPRVARYGPNSQDIFRELLFKGNCLSTSATSFRKEMIEAVGFFSEETNRVHFTEDYDLWFRAAKGGCRFYFLHEVLGKYFIHSGNFSSLNEEMMLKHTMNVLDSQFADYAGKRSFDWFRINRHKGRLCLSTAFRILKSGNWGKGLQYAAGGVWLDPLCWAGLPGKLINKMHNVHS from the coding sequence ATGGATAAACCGGCCTTTTCGGTAATTATTCCGGTATATAACGGCGAGAAATTTATTGCCGCGGCACTCGACTCCGTTGCCGAACAAACTTTTCGCTCGTTTGAGATAGTCATTGTTAACGATGGTTCGCCGGACGGCTCGGAAGCGGTGATCGAACAATACCGGCGCGATCACCCGGAAATCAAAATTGTCTACCTAAAGCAAAAGAACAAAGGCCTGGGCGGGGCCAGGAATACCGCGATCAGGAACGCCAGTGGTCGGATCATCTCTTTGCTTGACCAGGACGATGCCTGGTATCCGGAAAAACTGCGCAGGGTGAATGAGATCTTTGCCGATCCAGGAATCACTCTTGTGTGTCACGATGAAGATGTTTGCGGGCAGGCCATAAAACCCAGGGTTGCTAGATATGGCCCAAACAGTCAAGATATCTTCCGCGAGCTGCTCTTTAAAGGGAATTGCCTCTCGACTTCGGCCACTTCATTCCGCAAAGAAATGATCGAAGCGGTCGGTTTTTTTTCCGAAGAGACAAATCGGGTCCATTTTACGGAAGATTACGACCTGTGGTTTAGGGCCGCCAAGGGCGGCTGCCGCTTTTATTTTCTTCACGAAGTCCTGGGAAAATACTTTATCCATAGCGGCAATTTTTCCTCCCTTAACGAAGAGATGATGTTGAAGCATACTATGAATGTGTTGGATTCCCAATTTGCCGATTACGCCGGGAAGCGATCGTTTGATTGGTTCAGGATAAACCGTCATAAGGGGCGGCTTTGTTTAAGCACGGCTTTTCGGATTTTGAAGAGCGGCAACTGGGGGAAGGGCCTGCAATATGCGGCTGGCGGCGTTTGGCTCGATCCACTATGCTGGGCCGGTCTTCCGGGAAAACTAATAAATAAAATGCACAATGTACATTCCTAA